Within the Kribbella aluminosa genome, the region TCGCCCCACTCGTCGGCCAGCGCGGACATCCGGCGGACGACGTGCAGCGAGCGGCTGACGCCGACGTACGCGATCACGGCGGCGAGCGCGATCGCGAACGCCCCGAGGATCAGCGACATCACCAGGCTGCGCTGCTCGGAGCTCTCGTACGGCGTGAGGTCCACCATCACGACCACGGTCACGTGCTGCCCCTGGATCGGGAGCGGGACGCCGTACAGCAGGTACTGCGGGGTGGTCACGAACTCGCTCTGGCCGGACCCGCCGAGGCGCTGTACGTCGTCGGAGGTCGACGGGTGCAGGGTGCCGTCGATCAGGTGGCCGTCGGCGTACACCCAGGTGACCGTGTCGAACGCGTCGCCGGCGCCCTCGACCAGGCGGAGCTTCCCGCCGACCACCTCGACCGTCGCGGCGACCGCCTCGGCGCGGGTGCGTGCGAGTGTCCGCGTGTCGGCGTCGGTCGCACGGGTCAGCAGGACGTGACTGAGCACCACGAGCACGGCGACGACGAGCGTCGCGGTCAGTACCGCGAGGGAGACGATCCGTCCGCGGAAACCGGTCAGTCCCATCGGTAGCCGACCCCGCGGACGGTCGCGACCCGCTCCGCGATCCCGAGTCGGTCGAGCTTGACCCGCACCCGGCGCAGGTACGAGTCGAGCGTGTTCTCGCTGACGTACGCCCCGTGCGGCCAGCCCGCCGCGACCAGGGCGTGCCGCCGTACCACCTCACCGGGAACCGAGATCAGCCGCCCGAGCAGCCGGAACTCGGTCGGCGTCAACGACTCCCCGTCATCGCCCCGCCGTACCTCGTGACTCGTCGGATCCAGCATCACCTCGTCGACCGTGACGTTCACCGTCGTCCGCCTGAGCAGCGCCCGGACCCGCAGCAGCAGCTCCGGTACGTCGAACGGCTTGGTCAGGTAGTCGTCGGCGCCCGCCTCGAACCCGCTCACCTTGTGATGCAGCCCACTCAGCGCGGTCAGCATCAGCACCGGCGCATCCACGCCGTGCGCCCGCAACGCCAGGCACACGTCCCGCCCGTCCGCGTCCGGAAGCCCCAGATCGAGGACCACGACGTTCGGCGCCGGCTCCAGCTGCGCCAGCAGCTCCCGGCCGCTGGCAGCGGCAACGACCGAGTGCCCGTCACCTTCCAGCGCCCGCCGCAGCACGCCACGCAACGCACGATCGTCCTCACACACCGCAACTATCGCCACCAAAGCAAACTACCGGCCCGTAGCTGTGCGCCGGCTTAGCGGTACGCCGCGAGCGTGCTCTACCTCGAGGTGTGATGCAGCTTGGGGCGGTTGCGGTGCGGGTGGACGGTCGTGCTGAGGGTGGCAGGCCGGTCAGCGGCTCGGTGGGGGTGCGGTCGACTCGCGGAATATGAGGCGGTTGATCTTCTGTTCCGGCAGCGTCGGGGGCCGGCTCGCCGCGGATCTCGGCCAGTAGCCGCTGGATCGCGGCCCGGCCCTGGGCCTCACGGTCGACGGCGACGGTCGACAGCGACGGGGTGGCGAACCGGCCGATCTCCTCGTCGTCCCAGCCGAACACGCTGAGGTCGCCGGGCACGCTCCACCCGCGGGCGAGCGCGCCGCGCACCACGCCCATCGCGACCACGTCGTTGCCCGCCACCACCGCGGTCACGTCGGTGCCGTCCGGCAGTGCCGTGATCGCGTCGAACCCGCGCTGCGCGGACCAGTCGCCGTCGACGACGCCGGCCGACCGCAGCCCGAGGCGCTCGACGGTCTCCAGGTAGACGCGCTTCCGGTTCCGCGCCGAGGCGAAGTTCTCGATGTCGCCGGAGACGTGCAGGAAGGTCCGGTGCCCGAGGCCGGCCAGGTACTCGATGATCTCCCGGACCGGGGTCGCGTCCGCCAGCTCGGCCAGGCTGTGCAGTTTGTCGTCGTACGCACCGCTCTCGACGATCGGCACCCGGTTCGTCTTCTTGCCCTTGAGGGTGATCGGGGAGAACGCCAGGATGCCCTCGACCTGACCGGATCTGGCCAGCTCGTCGATCCGGGCCGACCGCGCCGCGGGCCCGCCCTCGACGCTGACGATCTCGACCTGGTAGCCGGCCTCGTGCGCGGTCCGGGAGGCCGCGGCGAGCAGCCGGCCGGGGAAGTGCATGCCGTAGGCAAGCACGATCGCGAGCCGGTTGGTGTGCCGGGTGCGCATCGACCGGGCCACCAGATTCGGCCGGTAGTCGAGGGTCTTGACCGCGAACTCCACCTTCACCCGGGTCTTCGGTTTGAGGCTGTCCTTGTCCTGCAGGTAGCGGGACACCGTGGTGTGCGAGACACCGGCCAGGCTGGCCACCTCGTGAATGGTCGCCGGCCGTCTGGATGTCGACTCTGCCACGAACCCCCTCCTTCTCCCCGGGATCATCCGAGGCCCCGCAGCCTATCACCGAGGTCTTGACACCCAAACAATGCTGCGGTTAGCTACCGGCTCAGAAGTGGATCGATCACTTTTTATTCGGACCGCCGACCAGAGGAGAGTCTGTGGGTGAAAAGCGCTCGCTGGCAACGCGTTTGAGGCGTGATTACCCCGTGTTGCTGCTGGCCGTCCCGGGTCTGCTGATAATACTGGCGTTCCAGTATTATCCGCTCTGGGGAAATATCATCTCGTTCCAGGACTATCAGCCGTACCTGGGTGTCGGTAAGAGTCTGTGGTCCGGTTTCCAGAATTTCTCGGTGATCTTCAGTGGTGATCCGGAATTCCTGAACGCGGTCAAGAACACGCTGATTCTGACGCTGATTCAGAGCGTCATCGTGTTCCCGGCGCCGATCGTGGTGGCGCTGGTCCTGCACAGCCTGCTGTCGAACAAGCTCCGGCAGTTCGTGCAGACGATCATCTACCTGCCGCACTTCATGTCCTGGGTGATCGTGGTCGCGATCTTCCAGCAGGTGCTCGGCGGCACCGGGATGATCAACAACTGGCTGCGCAGCCACGGGTACAGCCCGATGCACATCATCGGCAACGTGGAGGCGTTCCGGGCGCTGCTCACCTCGCAGGTGCTGTGGAAGGACACCGGCTGGGCGACGATCCTGTTCCTGGCGGTGCTGTCCCAGATCGACCGCTCGCTGTACGAGGCGTCGGCGGTGGACGGCGCGGGGCGCTGGCGGCAGACCTGGCACGTCACGCTGCCCGGGCTGAAACCGATCATCATCCTGCTGCTGATCCTGAAGCTCGGGGATTCGCTGACCGTCGGGTTCGAGCAGATCATCCTGCAGCAGCAGGCGGTCGGCGTCGACGCCAGCGACGTACTCGACACGTACGTCTACAACAACGGCATCCTCGGCGGCAACTGGGGGGTGGCAGCGGCGGTCGGCCTGGTGAAGAGTGCCGTCGCCCTGGCCCTGGTGCTGTCCGCCAACAAGATCGCCCACCGCCTCGGCGAGGAAGGCGTGTACCGCGGATGAAGACCACATCGCAACGACAGTCCCGCACCATGGTCGGCGGCATGCCGATGCCGGGCGTCACCGAGCGCGCCGTCAAGGCGGTGTTCCTGACCATTATCTGCGCGATCGTCGTGCTCCCGTTCGTCGGCGTGATCTCGACCAGCCTCGCTCCGGCCGAGGAAGTCACCAAGGCCGGCGGGTTCGTGATGTTCCCGACGCGCGGGATCGACTTCACGGCGTACCGTTCGATCCTGTCCGGCGGGACCGTGACGCAGGCGCTGCTGGTCAGCGGCTTCGTCACCGTCGTCGGTACGACGATCGCGGTCGCGCTGACCTGCACCCTCGGGTGGGCGCTGAGCCGCCGCGGCACGGTCGGCAACCGGGCGCTGCTCCTGCTGGTGCTGATCAGCCTGCTGTTCAACCCGGGGCTGATCCCGTCGTACCTGGTGGTCCAGCAGTTCGGTCTGCTGAACAGCCTCTGGGCAGTGATCGTGCCGGTCAGCGTCAGCGCGTTCAACGTGATCGTCGTGCGCTCGTTCTTCGTTGGCCTGCCCAACGAGATCATCGACGCCGCGCGGATCGACGGCGCGTCGGAATGGAAGCTGTTCCGCTACATCGGCCTGCCGCTGTCCAAGGCGGTGATCGCGGTGATCGGCCTGTTCTACGGCGTCGGCTACTGGAACAGCTTCTTCAACGCGATGCTCTACCTCAACGACAGCGCCAAGTGGCCGCTGCAGCTGGTGCTCCGGACGTACGTCGTGAACGGCGTCGAGCTCGGCGGCCAGGACCTCGGGCTCTCGGGTGAGGCGGCACCGCCGCAGACCTCGATCCAGATGGCGATCCTGATGATCTCGGTGGTCCCGATCCTCTGCGTCTACCCGTTCATCCAGCGCCACTTCGCGAAGGGCGTCCTCACCGGCGCCGTCAAGGGCTGACCCCGAAAGTCTTCTCAGAGAGGAACATCCATGAGTGTCTACGATGCGCGGCTCGGCCGCCGGGCCGTCCTCGCCGGTGGTGCGGCGCTCGGGCTGGCCGGCACGGTCGGCTGCTCCAACAACGGCCGCGGTGCGTCGTCAGCGGGTAACGACGAGGCGAGCAAGACCAGGATCCGGCCGGCGTACGAGCGGTACGACGGGGTCAAGCCGGACCTTGCCGGTGCCGAGTACAAGATCCCGGACGCGTTCAACAAGTACCCGGCCGACCCGGTCCAGGCGATCACCCAGGCGCCGGGCGACGGCAAGCCGATCACGGTCACGACGTACACGAACACGCCGATCCCGCCGAAGCTCGAGCAGAACACGTTCTGGCAGGAGTTCAACAAGCGGGTCGGGTCGCCGGTCCAGGTGAACCTGACGCCGTCGGTGGACTACGACAAGAAGTTCGCCACCGTGGTCGCCGGTGACCAGTTGGGCGACATCTTCACGGTCGGCGCGGTGCCGCAGACGCCGCAGATGCTGGCCGCGAAGGCCGTCGACCTGACCGCGCACCTGTCCGGCGACAACGTCAAGAAGTACCCGTACCTGGCGAACCTGCCCGAGCTCGCCTGGAACTCGGGCATCTTCGACGGCAAGATCTACGGCGTCCCGGTTCCGCGCGGCGCGATCAGCTCGCAGGTGATGTACAGCCGCGGCGACATCCTCGCGGCACAGGGTCTGAAGGCGGAGGTGAAGAGCTCGGACGACTTCCTCGAGCTCTGCAAGGCGCTGACGAACAAGAAGCTGAACCGGTTCGCACTGGCCACCGCACCGACCCAGTTCGTGCGGAACATGTTCGACGTCCCGAACACCTGGAGCAAGGACGGCGACAAGCTGGTCAGCTCGCTCGAGCACGAGGCGCAGGAGGAGGTGCTCGGCATCCTGCAGCAGCTCTGGAAGTCGGGCTACATCCACCCGGACGCGTACTCCGGGCAGAACCTGGACATGAAGACCCGGTTCGCGAACGGCTCCAGCCCGCTCGTCCAGGACACCTTCAGCGGCTGGCCGACGTACCTGCAGACGATGACCGACCCGAAGGCGGAGATCGCGATCATCGCGCCGCCGAAGCACGACGGGTCCGGGAAGGGCACGATCTGGCTGGGCGCGCCGGCGATCGGCGTCACCGCGGTCAGCAAGAAGGCCGAGAGCCGGGTCGAGGCGCTGCTCGGGTACCTGAACTTCCTGGCGACGCCGTTCGGCACCCAGGAGTACCTGTTCCGCAAGTTCGGCCTGGCCGGCGTGCACCACAGGCTGGTGAACGGCAACCCGGTGCTGAACGCGAAGGGCTTCAGCGAGGTCCAGCTGGGTCTGATGTACCAGGCGGACGCGCCGTGGACGATCTTCCTGCCCGAGCACGTGGGCAGCGCCGAGAACCAGTTCAACGCGATGAAGGGGGTCGTCCCGACCGCCCTCGACAACCCGGCGGCCGGTCTGTACTCCGAGACCGGCAACCGCAAGAACAAGCAGCTGAACGACGCGATCGGGCAGGTCACCGACGACATCGTGCAGGGCCGCAAGCCGGTATCGGCCTGGGCACCCGCGGTGAAGAAATGGAAGAGTGACGGTGGGGACAAGATCGCCGAGGAACTCGCTCAGGCGCTCAAGTCCTCGCGCTGACCGTCCGAACCGGAACCACCTTTTACGGAAGGAACACCTTGACCTCCAGTCAGCACGTCAGGTTCGCCGCCGTCGGGCTTGACCATTCCCACATCTTCGGTCAGGTCGCCGGCCTGATCCGGGCCGGTGCCGAGTTCGTCGGGATGGCCACCGACGACCCGGCCGCCGCGGTCGCGGTGCAGCTGCGCGAGCGCTACCCCGACGTACCCTTCGCCGACGACCCGGACGAGCTGATCGCCCGGGACGGGATCGACGTGATCGTGACCGCGGCCGTGCCGGACCGGCGCGGGCCGATCGCGGTCGCAGCGCTGCGGGCCGGCAAGGACGTGGTCGCCGACAAGCCCGGCTGCGTCACACTCGACCAGCTCGCCGAGATCGAGCGGGCGGTCGCCGAGACCGGCCGGTTCTGGTCGGTGACGTTCTCCGAGCGGTTCGAGGTGCCGAGCGCGATCAAGGCCGGCGAACTGGTCCGCGAGGGCAGGATCGGCACCGTCGTCCAGACGCTCGGTCTCGGGCCGCACCGGATCGGCGACCGCGCGCACCTGGCCGGCGGCGCGGGCCGTCCAGACTGGTTCTACGACAAGGCGCGGTACGGCGGCATCCTGGCCGACATCGCCTCCCACCAGGTGGACCAGTTCCTCTGGTTCACCGGCGCGAAGACCGCCGAGGTGGTCAGCAGCTCGGTCGGGAACTTCGCCAACCCGGACGACCCGGGCCTGCAGGACTTCGGCGAGATGCTGCTCCGCAGCGAGAACGCCCAGGGCTACATCCGGGTCGACTGGTACACCCCAGCCGGCCTGCCGACCTGGGGTGACGGGCGGCTGCTGATCCTCGGCACCGACGGCTACATCGAGCTGCGCAAGTACATCGACATCGAGGGTCGCGAAGGCGGTAACCACCTGTTCCTGGCGAACCAGGAGGGTACGCAGTACATCGACTGCTCGGACGTCGAGACCTCCTACTACCCGGATCTGATCCACGACGTCCAGCAGCGGACCACCACGGCCGCGCCGCAGGAGCACACGTTCGAGACCATGCGGCTGGCGTTGACGGCCCAGGAGAACGCAGTGCTGCGCGGAGCCGCCCGATGACGGGCGATGTCCTCAAGGTCGCGATCGTCGGGTGCGGCAACATCAGCCGCAGGCACGCCGAGGCCTACGCGAGCACCGGCCGGACGGAGCTCGTCGGTACGGCGGACCTCGACGAGGAGAAGGCACGGACGCTGGCCGAGCGGTTCGGCGGACGCCCGTACGGCAGCCTGACCGAGCTGCTGGCGGCCGAGCAGCCGGACCTGGTCTCGATCGCGACCCCGCCGGAGAGCCACGGCGAGCTCGCGGTCGAGGCGCTGGCGGCCGACATCTCGGTGCTGCTGGAGAAGCCGCCCGTGCTGAGCCTGGAGGAGCTGGACCTGGTCGCCAAGGTCGAGGGGATCAGCGCGGGCTCGGCGTCCGTGGTGTTCCAGCACCGGCACGGTTCCGGGGCGATCCGGGCGCACGACCTGCTCGCCCGCGGTGCGCTCGGCCGGCCGCTGGTCGCGGTCTGCGAGACGTTGTGGTTCCGGCCGACCAGCTACTTCGACCTGGAGTGGCGCGGTACCTGGATCGGCGAGGGCGGCGGCCCGACGCTCGGGCACGGCATCCACCAGATCGACCTGCTGCTGCATCTGCTCGGGCCGTGGAAGACGATCGACGCCACCGCCGTACGGCTGGACCGGCCGGTCGAGTTCGAGGACGTGTCGATGGCGTCGGTGGTGTTCGAGAGCGGCGCGGTGGCGACCGTGATCAACAGCCTGCTGTCGCCGCGGGAGCTGAGCCGGATCCGGATCGACACGGCCGGCGGCACGCTCGAGGTGAACCATGTCTACGGGTACTCCGACAAGGACTGGACGTTCCACCCCGCGCCGGACGCGGCGAAGGCGGCGACCCTCGGCCTGGACCCCGGTGTCCGCAAGGCCGAGGCCGGCGGGTCCGTGGCCGCTACCGACCCGTGGACCGCGTCGGCGGGTGTCGATGTGCCGAGCAACCACGAGGCACAGATCAGCCGCCTGGTCGACGACCTGCTGGCCGGGCGTACCCACAGCACGTCGCTGGCCAGTACGCGGCCGACGATGGAGTTCGTCACCGCGCTGTACGCGTCGGCGATCACCGGCACCCGGGTGCACCGCGCGGAGCTGACACCCGGGCACCGCTTCTACGACATGTTCCACGGCGGCTTCTCGATGACCGAACTCGCCGAGGCGTTCCGCCCCTGACAGGTTCGTGCGGCGTCCGCCCCGGCCCAGCAGGCGATGTCCGCCGGGGCGGCCGCCGCGACTAGCTGCTGGGAACTGGGGCGTGCCAGCCGCGGGCGATCGCGAGTAGGCGCCAGGTGATCGCGACGGCGGCGCCGACCGTGGCGACGGCGGGGGAGGGGAGCGGGAGTTGGTGGCCGATGACGGCGAGGGTGGCGCCGGCTGCGGCGGGGATCGCGTAGAGCTCGCCCGGGCCGAAAACGGTGGGGACGCGGAGGGCGACGACGTCGCGGAGTACGCCGCCGCCGACCGCGGTGACGATGCCGAGGGCGATCGCGGGCAGCGGCCCGAGGCCGTACTCGAGGGCCTTGAGGGCGCCGGCGACACAGAACAGCCCGAGGCCGAACGCGTCGAGGACGTCGACGGTTCGTTCCCGGCGGGCGACGGCCGGGTGGAACCAGAAGGTGGCGAGGGTGGCGACCACCGGGACGAGAAGGTAGCGCCAGTCGGCGAGGGCGGCGGGAGGCGTCGCGCCGATCAGGACGTCACGGATCCATCCGCCGCCCAGCGCGGTCAGGGCCGCCAGCGCCAGCAGTCCGACGATGTCGAGTCGCCGGCGTACGGCCAGCAAGGCGCCGGAGATCGCGAACACGAGCATTCCGGCCAGATCCAGAACGAGCAGCAGAGACGCCATTCGGCCAGGGTCTCAGGAATTCCTGCCGGGACGTGACGGACCTGGCGTCGTGGTCAGGGCTTGCGGCCGACGCCGACCCAGAGGCTGCACATGATGTCGGTGAACTCGCCGCGGTCGACGTACTGCTGGGTTTCGTCGTCCGGGAACCAGCGGAACGGGGACACGACGCCGGGCTCGACCAGCTCGGTGCCCTCGAAGAAGCGGGTCACCTCTTCCTTGCTGCGGACCTGTGCCTCGCCGCCGTCGGCCTTGTAGACGACCATCGCCCGCTCCCACAGCTCCGGCGCGAAGTCCGGCGTGCAGTGCGAGAAGATCAGCAGCGAGCCCGGCGCGAGCGGCTCGACCAGCTGATGGACCAGGTCGTACGGCTTCAGGTGGTCCGGCAGGTAGTGGAAGACGCCGACGATGCTGAGCGCGACCGGCTTGCCGAAGTCGATCAGGTCCTTGACCTCGCCGGACTTCAGGATCGCCTGCGGGTCGGTGACGTCGGCCTCGAGGTACGCCGTCTTCCCCTCCGGCTTGCTGACCAGCAGCGCGCGCGAGTGGGCCAGCACGATCGGGTCGTTGTCGGCGTACACCACGTGCGCCGACGGGATGATCTCCTGGACCACCTCGTGCAGGTTCGGCTCGGTCGGGATGCCGGTGCCGATGTCGAGGAACTGCGTGATGCCCTGCTCCGCGGCGTACTTCGCGGCCCGGTGCATCCACATCCGGTTCGACTGGGCGGCGGTCCGGAACCCCGGGAACGCCTGGAGCAGGTGTTCCGCGGCCTGCCGGTCGGCGGCGAAGTTGTCCTTCCCGCCGAGGAAGTAGTCGTACACCCGGGCCGGGTGCGGCCGGTCAAGGTTCAGCTGGTCGTACATCCCCGGTTCGGCGTCGTGCGATTCGGCCATGAACATCCCATTCGCGGTGCGGTCCAGAACTGAAAGTCATCGTAACCGGCGCACAACTCACCGTGACACCCGGCAGCAAAACCCTACTCCGGCCAGGCGTCACTGCCCCAGTGTCCGGCGCGTCCCGGGAGCACCTTGACCGAAGCTTTGCACCGGGGCCGGCCGGCGTTTCCGGAGTGGCATGCGATAATGATAACGGTTGTCATTTCACTCCGCTCGAAGGTTGGTCGTACCGTGAATCGCAGACTGCTCGTTCTGCCTGCTGTTGTCGCCGCTGTGGCCCTCGGGGTCAGTGCCTGCTCGTCGGGGGACGCCGCTCCGGCGGCCGCCGGGAAGATCAAGGTGGTGGCGTCCACCGATGTCTGGGGTGACCTGGCCGCCGGCGTCGGCGGCGGCAAGGTCGAGGTGACCTCGATCATCAACAGCCCGGGAGCCGACCCGCACGAGTTCGAGGCCAATACCCGGAACCAGGCGGCCCTGGCCGGTGCCGCGGTGGTGATCGAGAACGGCGGCGGGTACGACGACTTCATGGACCGGATGCTGAAGACCGCGAAGAACTCGTCGGCGACCCTGCTGAACGCGGTCACCATCTCCGGCAAGAAGGCGGCCGCGGGCGAGGCGCTCAACGAGCACGTCTGGTACGACTTCCCGACGGTCGCGAAGGTCGTCGACCAGCTCCAGCAGGCGTACGCGAAGGCCGCGCCGGCGGACGCGTCGACGTTCCAGCAGAACGCCACCGCGCTGAAGCAGAAGATCGACGGCCTGGTGAAGCAGGAGGCGACGCTCAAGGCGAAGTACGCCGGGCAGCCGGTCGCCATCACCGAGCCCGTACCGCTGTACCTGCTCGACGCGGTCGGCCTGCAGAACAAGACGCCCGCCGAGTTCAGCAAGGCGATCGAGGAGGGCAGCGACGTACCGGTCAAGGTCCTGAACGCGACGCTGCAGCTGTACAGCAAGCACGAGGTGAAGCTGCTCGCGTACAACGAGCAGACCAGCGGCCCGCAGACCGAGAGGCTGCTCAACGCCGCCAAGCAGAACAACATCCCGGTGGTGCCCGTCACCGAGACGCTCCCGAGCGGCAAGGACTACATCGCCTGGATGACCGCCAACCTCGACGCGGTCGGCGCCGCGCTCGGGCGATGAGCGTCGTCCTCACCCTGGAGCAGGCCGCGCTCGGCTTCGGGTCCCGCACCCTCTGGGACGGCCTCGACCTGCAGGTGCACAGCGGCGAGCTGATCGCCGTACTGGGCGCCAACGGGTCCGGCAAGTCCAGTCTGCTCAAGGTGATCCTCGGACAGACCCGGCTCCGGTCCGGTTCCGCGACGCTCCTCGGTACGCCGGTACGTCGGGGTGACCGGCGGATCGGGTACATCCCGCAGCAACGGCTCGCGGAGGACGGCGCACCGCTGCGTGGCCGGGACCTCGTCGCGCTCGGCGTGGACGGGCACCGGTGGGGCGTGCCGATCCCGTCGCGGCGACGTCGGCAGCGGGTGAATCAGCTGCTCTCGTCCGTCGGGGCCGAGGCGTACGCGTCCACCCCGTTGTCGTCGTTGTCGGGCGGTGAGCAGCAACGGCTGCGGATCGCGCAGGCGCTGGCGGCCGAGCCGCGGCTGCTGCTGTGCGACGAGCCGTTGCTGTCGCTGGACCTGCCGCATCAACGGCTGGTCAGCGATCTCGTCGACGACGCCCGCCGGCGGCTCGACCTCGGCGTACTGTTCGTCACCCACGACATCAACCCGATCCTGGACAAGGTGGACCGGCTGCTCTACATCGCCAACCACCGGTTCCGGATCGGTACGCCGGACGAGGTGCTGACCACCGAAGTACTGAGTGAGCTGTACGACGCACCGGTCGAGGTCATCCGGCACAACGGGCGGATCCTGGTCGCGGGCGTGCCGGACCACGACCCGTACCACCATCCCGAACAGGCCGGTGCGCGATGATCGCCCTGGACAGCATCTGGTCGCAGATCTTCAACTTCTCCGGGTACGGGGAACTGCTGCCGTTGCTGAGGAACTCGATCATCGCGTGCGTCGTGCTCGGCGTCGTCGGCGGGCTGATCGGGGTGTTCGTGATGATGCGCGACATGGCGTTCGCGGTGCACGGCGTCAGCGAGCTGTCGTTCGCCGGCGCGGCGGCCGGGCTGCTGTTCGGCGTCAGCGTCGTCACCGGGGCGCTCGTCGGATCGCTGGTCGCGGCGCTGCTGATCGGCGTACTGGGTGCTCGTGCGCGGGACCGCAACTCGGTCACCGCGGTGCTGATGCCGTTTGGCCTCGGGCTCGGCATCCTGTGCCTCGGCCTGTACCACGGGCGCGCGGCGAACAAGTTCGGCCTGCTCACCGGGCAGATCGTGGCGATCGACGACCCGCAGATCAAGTCGCTGATCGCGATCTCCGTCGTGGTCGCCGTCGGACTGGTCCTGGTCTGGAGACCGTTGCTCTTCGCAAGCACCGACGCCGACGTCGCCGCCGCGCGCGGTGTCCCGGTCGGCGTACTGTCGATCGTCTTCATGATCCTGCTCGGCCTCGCGGTCGCGGTCTCGGTACAGATCGTCGGAGCGCTGCTCGTCCTCTCGCTCCTCGTCACCCCGGCCGCCGCAGCCCTCCGGGTCTCGTCGTCACCGGTCGTCGTCCCGCTGCTCAGCATCGCGTTCGCCGTCACCGCGTCCGTGGGCGGAATCCTCCTGTCCGCAGGCAGTTCGGTGCCGATCAGCCCGTACATCACCACGATCTCGTTCACCATCTACGTCTTGTGCCGCCTGGCGCCCTCTAAGCTGGCTCGGTGAATCATCGGTCCGATCTGTCGGCGTTGCTCCGGAGCGGGCGCGGCACGGAGTTGCTGCTGTACGGGATGACGCCGCCCCGGCAGTCGATCGCCCCGGACGCGCTCGAACGCTTCACCGCGGTGACGCGGACCCG harbors:
- a CDS encoding SAM-dependent methyltransferase, coding for MAESHDAEPGMYDQLNLDRPHPARVYDYFLGGKDNFAADRQAAEHLLQAFPGFRTAAQSNRMWMHRAAKYAAEQGITQFLDIGTGIPTEPNLHEVVQEIIPSAHVVYADNDPIVLAHSRALLVSKPEGKTAYLEADVTDPQAILKSGEVKDLIDFGKPVALSIVGVFHYLPDHLKPYDLVHQLVEPLAPGSLLIFSHCTPDFAPELWERAMVVYKADGGEAQVRSKEEVTRFFEGTELVEPGVVSPFRWFPDDETQQYVDRGEFTDIMCSLWVGVGRKP
- a CDS encoding metal ABC transporter solute-binding protein, Zn/Mn family; translated protein: MNRRLLVLPAVVAAVALGVSACSSGDAAPAAAGKIKVVASTDVWGDLAAGVGGGKVEVTSIINSPGADPHEFEANTRNQAALAGAAVVIENGGGYDDFMDRMLKTAKNSSATLLNAVTISGKKAAAGEALNEHVWYDFPTVAKVVDQLQQAYAKAAPADASTFQQNATALKQKIDGLVKQEATLKAKYAGQPVAITEPVPLYLLDAVGLQNKTPAEFSKAIEEGSDVPVKVLNATLQLYSKHEVKLLAYNEQTSGPQTERLLNAAKQNNIPVVPVTETLPSGKDYIAWMTANLDAVGAALGR
- a CDS encoding metal ABC transporter ATP-binding protein, which translates into the protein MSVVLTLEQAALGFGSRTLWDGLDLQVHSGELIAVLGANGSGKSSLLKVILGQTRLRSGSATLLGTPVRRGDRRIGYIPQQRLAEDGAPLRGRDLVALGVDGHRWGVPIPSRRRRQRVNQLLSSVGAEAYASTPLSSLSGGEQQRLRIAQALAAEPRLLLCDEPLLSLDLPHQRLVSDLVDDARRRLDLGVLFVTHDINPILDKVDRLLYIANHRFRIGTPDEVLTTEVLSELYDAPVEVIRHNGRILVAGVPDHDPYHHPEQAGAR
- a CDS encoding metal ABC transporter permease, translated to MIALDSIWSQIFNFSGYGELLPLLRNSIIACVVLGVVGGLIGVFVMMRDMAFAVHGVSELSFAGAAAGLLFGVSVVTGALVGSLVAALLIGVLGARARDRNSVTAVLMPFGLGLGILCLGLYHGRAANKFGLLTGQIVAIDDPQIKSLIAISVVVAVGLVLVWRPLLFASTDADVAAARGVPVGVLSIVFMILLGLAVAVSVQIVGALLVLSLLVTPAAAALRVSSSPVVVPLLSIAFAVTASVGGILLSAGSSVPISPYITTISFTIYVLCRLAPSKLAR